One stretch of Thermoplasmata archaeon DNA includes these proteins:
- a CDS encoding pyridoxal phosphate-dependent aminotransferase — protein sequence MEKAQLKKNVLDNVAVNDIAQIRDLMLKLQSEGKKVYRLESGDPSFNVSDNISNAIKEALITGKTHYTESAGIPELREYISIKLRKKNKIKNAISDNVLVTSGGTNALYIIFRSLLSRGDKVIVPDPMWSDIGEIIKLAGGKPISISIDHYKDLENISELENIRAIFISSPHNPTGKVFKIEELKKIARFAAEKNSFIVSDEAYEDIIFDNNKHISPASIYPDTISIFSMSKSYAMSGLRIGYIYLDHDQLIERARKMLRYTVNGVASIVQYGALAALSSSQDEIEKMRKEYQKRRDILYDAVKNSRYFNPILPEGTFYLWARIKRYPKGIKNSWEFSRSILEKEKIGTVPGSVFGKNGENHIRFSFSADTMHIIEASKLIKREL from the coding sequence ATGGAAAAAGCCCAACTTAAAAAAAATGTTTTGGATAACGTTGCAGTAAATGATATAGCCCAGATTAGAGACTTGATGTTAAAATTGCAGAGCGAAGGAAAAAAAGTATACAGATTAGAGTCTGGTGATCCATCTTTCAATGTTTCAGATAATATAAGCAATGCTATTAAAGAGGCTTTGATTACCGGCAAGACCCATTATACAGAGTCTGCAGGTATTCCAGAGCTTAGAGAATATATTTCAATTAAATTAAGAAAAAAGAACAAGATAAAAAATGCAATTTCAGACAATGTCTTAGTTACGAGCGGGGGTACGAATGCGCTTTATATCATATTCAGATCTCTGTTATCCAGAGGCGACAAAGTAATAGTTCCAGACCCTATGTGGTCTGATATTGGAGAAATAATAAAACTTGCTGGCGGAAAGCCAATAAGCATCTCGATCGATCACTATAAAGATTTGGAAAATATTTCAGAACTTGAAAATATCCGTGCTATATTCATCAGTTCTCCTCACAATCCTACTGGCAAAGTGTTTAAGATTGAAGAACTGAAAAAAATTGCCAGATTTGCGGCTGAAAAAAACAGTTTTATCGTGAGCGATGAAGCATATGAAGACATAATATTCGATAATAATAAACATATTAGCCCGGCTTCAATTTATCCAGACACAATCTCAATTTTTTCAATGTCAAAAAGTTATGCTATGAGTGGCTTGAGAATAGGATATATCTATTTGGACCACGATCAGCTGATAGAGCGTGCAAGAAAAATGCTCAGATACACAGTCAATGGTGTAGCTTCGATTGTACAGTATGGTGCACTTGCAGCTTTAAGCAGTTCACAGGATGAGATTGAGAAGATGAGAAAAGAGTACCAAAAGCGGAGAGATATACTTTACGATGCTGTAAAAAATTCAAGATACTTTAATCCTATATTACCCGAAGGTACATTTTATCTGTGGGCACGCATCAAGAGATATCCTAAAGGCATTAAAAACTCATGGGAATTTTCAAGATCTATTCTTGAAAAAGAGAAAATAGGCACTGTACCAGGTTCTGTGTTTGGCAAAAATGGAGAGAATCATATCCGATTTTCGTTTAGTGCAGATACAATGCATATCATTGAAGCATCAAAATTGATAAAAAGAGAGTTATAA